A region of Salinibacter sp. 10B DNA encodes the following proteins:
- a CDS encoding bifunctional oligoribonuclease/PAP phosphatase NrnA, which translates to MLDDVLTLVRENERFFVTTHLGPDGDALGSQIALARFLQKLGKQAAMVNSDEVGFNLDWMPGSGDVEVYDSSLDQQEALAEADVVFVLDTNDEERLGKLGGLVREATATTVLIDHHLQPEGWFDVEFIRDTAAATGELVYEMIDATDPSLIDAEIATALYTAIMTDTGSFRYSSVTPRLHRIVADILERGSIEPAPIHETIYDRKSMPGLRLLGRMLNRIRLRYDGQLGYSVVTQRMVEDTGASWDDKQGFVNYVLSIEGVKAALLFSEVDDGSKISFRSEADVRVDEWARNFGGGGHRNAAGAYVRRPTFEDVIEDVIDAAPRFIDFDDPYAPEEELSAEDEAYLETLLGSQSE; encoded by the coding sequence ATGCTCGACGATGTATTGACGCTGGTTCGAGAGAACGAGCGATTTTTTGTTACGACTCACCTCGGTCCTGACGGGGACGCCCTCGGCTCCCAGATTGCCCTGGCGCGCTTTCTTCAAAAGCTGGGCAAGCAGGCCGCCATGGTGAACAGTGATGAGGTCGGCTTCAACCTCGACTGGATGCCGGGCAGTGGGGACGTGGAGGTGTATGACAGTTCCCTCGACCAGCAGGAGGCATTGGCGGAGGCCGACGTCGTGTTTGTCCTGGACACCAACGACGAGGAGCGTCTCGGCAAGCTTGGCGGTCTGGTGCGAGAGGCGACCGCCACTACGGTGCTCATCGATCATCATCTCCAGCCCGAAGGGTGGTTCGACGTCGAATTCATTCGCGACACGGCGGCTGCGACCGGGGAGCTCGTCTATGAGATGATCGATGCAACAGACCCGTCCCTCATCGATGCGGAGATTGCGACGGCGCTGTACACAGCCATCATGACCGATACCGGGTCATTCCGCTACAGCAGCGTTACGCCCCGTCTTCATCGCATCGTAGCCGATATTCTGGAGCGGGGGAGCATCGAGCCGGCTCCCATCCACGAGACGATCTACGACCGGAAGTCGATGCCGGGGTTGCGTCTGCTTGGGCGTATGCTGAACCGCATTCGGCTTCGGTACGACGGCCAGCTCGGATACTCCGTCGTGACCCAACGCATGGTGGAAGATACCGGGGCAAGCTGGGACGACAAGCAGGGCTTTGTCAATTACGTTCTGTCCATCGAAGGGGTGAAGGCGGCGCTTCTGTTTTCCGAGGTGGATGATGGATCCAAGATCAGCTTCCGATCCGAGGCCGACGTGCGGGTCGACGAGTGGGCGCGCAACTTTGGGGGTGGGGGGCATCGCAATGCCGCCGGGGCGTACGTGCGGCGGCCTACCTTCGAAGACGTTATTGAGGATGTGATCGATGCCGCTCCTCGCTTCATTGACTTCGATGATCCGTATGCTCCCGAGGAGGAGCTTTCGGCAGAGGACGAGGCCTACTTGGAGACCCTGCTCGGAAGCCAGTCCGAGTAG
- a CDS encoding asparagine--tRNA ligase: MSEPAPDSEAARPIEDFTRIEALADHVDETVTLKGWLHNKRGSGGIKFLILRDGSGFVQCVAAEDAVDADSWEAADDARQEAALEVTGTVSADDRAPGGYELQVESLSLIGDSGDYPVTPKEHGIDFLMNHRHLWLRSESQWAVMRIRNRIQTAIHEFFQDRGFLQTDAPVLTGNAVEGTSTLFELDYFDDRKAYLTQSGQLHAEAMAMAYGKVYTFGPTFRAEKSDTRRHLTEFWMVEPEMAFYDLEMNMQLAEDFVAHIVQSVLDNCERELEALDRDTSVLEKVETPFPRISYDEAVEILRSDETAELIDERMEALRAEKAELQEEKEENQKRRGQAKKHVKREIDAREIEINKRIDEIEESLRNLPDWKESAQTFEWGSDFGGSDETVLTWHFDRPLIVHRFPAEIKAFYMKRDPDDDRLAMGVDVLAPEGYGEIIGGGERATDLEFLEEQIEEHGLPEEVFDWYLDLRKFGSVPHSGFGLGLERTISWLTGREHVRETIPFPRTIGRLHP, from the coding sequence ATGTCAGAGCCCGCCCCGGACTCGGAAGCCGCTCGTCCGATCGAAGACTTTACTCGCATCGAGGCCCTTGCCGACCACGTGGACGAAACCGTTACCCTCAAGGGCTGGCTCCATAACAAGCGAGGCAGCGGTGGCATCAAATTTCTCATCCTGCGTGACGGCTCCGGGTTCGTGCAGTGCGTTGCCGCAGAGGATGCGGTGGACGCAGACAGCTGGGAGGCGGCCGACGACGCTCGTCAGGAGGCAGCGCTGGAGGTGACCGGTACCGTGAGTGCCGACGATCGGGCACCCGGGGGCTATGAGCTTCAGGTCGAGTCGCTTTCGCTCATCGGTGATTCGGGCGACTATCCCGTCACGCCGAAGGAGCACGGCATCGACTTCCTAATGAATCACCGGCACCTCTGGTTGCGCAGTGAGAGCCAATGGGCGGTCATGCGCATTCGCAATCGCATCCAGACGGCGATCCATGAGTTCTTTCAGGATCGCGGGTTTCTCCAAACCGACGCGCCCGTTCTCACAGGCAATGCGGTGGAGGGGACCTCTACCCTCTTTGAGCTCGACTACTTCGACGATCGGAAGGCCTATCTCACTCAAAGCGGGCAGCTGCACGCGGAGGCGATGGCGATGGCCTACGGAAAGGTCTACACGTTTGGCCCCACCTTCCGCGCCGAGAAATCCGACACCCGGCGGCACCTCACCGAGTTCTGGATGGTGGAGCCGGAGATGGCATTTTACGATCTGGAGATGAACATGCAGCTGGCGGAGGATTTTGTGGCCCACATTGTGCAGTCGGTGCTGGACAACTGTGAGCGTGAGTTGGAGGCTCTGGACCGCGACACGTCGGTGCTGGAGAAGGTGGAGACGCCGTTCCCGCGCATCAGTTACGACGAGGCCGTCGAGATTCTGCGGAGCGACGAAACAGCCGAGCTGATCGACGAGCGGATGGAGGCCCTGCGTGCCGAGAAGGCGGAGCTCCAGGAAGAGAAGGAAGAGAACCAGAAGCGGCGCGGGCAGGCCAAAAAGCACGTCAAACGTGAAATTGACGCCCGGGAGATTGAGATCAACAAGCGGATTGATGAGATCGAAGAGTCCCTGCGCAACCTGCCGGACTGGAAAGAGTCGGCCCAGACCTTTGAGTGGGGCAGTGACTTTGGCGGGAGCGACGAGACGGTGCTTACCTGGCACTTCGACCGTCCGCTCATTGTGCACCGGTTCCCAGCGGAGATTAAAGCGTTTTACATGAAGCGCGATCCGGACGATGACCGGCTGGCGATGGGTGTGGATGTGTTGGCGCCTGAGGGATACGGAGAGATCATTGGTGGGGGGGAGCGGGCGACCGACCTCGAGTTTCTGGAAGAGCAGATAGAAGAACATGGACTTCCGGAAGAGGTCTTCGACTGGTATCTCGATCTCCGGAAATTCGGCTCGGTCCCTCACAGCGGCTTTGGCCTCGGGTTGGAGCGCACCATCTCGTGGTTGACCGGTCGCGAGCACGTGCGGGAGACGATTCCCTTTCCGCGGACGATCGGACGATTGCATCCATAG
- the metG gene encoding methionine--tRNA ligase, which produces MADSSTSERLLVTAALPYANGPIHIGHLAGAYLPADLFVRYQRLKGEDVAFICGSDEMGVAILMRAIREDRSPEEIVDTYHAQIEENFERFGMSFDYYGRTTSDEHRDTAQDFFRVLDEKDWFNLRTEEQLYDPEAEMFLADRFVVGTCPVCGYEEAYGDQCEQCGSTLSPTELENPRSTLTDATPELKETTHWYLPLEEMQPKLEEWIESHPEWKNNVLGQVQSWFDDGLKDRAITRDVPWGVPVPADVAEKHGLDAEGKVIYVWFDAPIGYISFTKEWAAEQGEEDRWADYWKDDDTELVHFIGKDNIVFHCLTFPSMLMEHGDFVLPDNVPANEFLNLEGQKLSTSRGWAVWLHEYLDDFGGERGPDLLRYALATTLPETKDADFSWEDFQRRANGELADVLGNYVNRTLTFAHRYFDGEVPPLEDPSDADEAMLDALSDGPEAVGDAYEQYRMREAVYETIDLAREGNKYFNDTEPWHTRDADPQACANTIHVSLQVCAALAILIEPVIPDAARRLQDMLRLTNVRSSTPANDPDDAIGWDDAGQPLLEVGHALGEPEILFEKIEDDVIEAQIEKLRERAAEQDSDSTDTDMDYADLKDNISFDDFMELDLRVGTVTTAEPVPDADKLLRLEIDLGFEERQILAGIAEQMSPDAVVGTQVVVVANMAPKEMFGLQSEGMVLMAEEPDGTFVPVTADAENGSVVR; this is translated from the coding sequence ATGGCAGATTCATCTACTTCGGAGCGTCTTCTCGTTACCGCCGCGCTTCCCTACGCCAACGGCCCCATCCACATCGGCCACCTGGCGGGGGCATACCTGCCGGCTGACCTGTTTGTCCGCTACCAGCGGCTGAAGGGGGAGGATGTGGCCTTCATCTGCGGCTCCGACGAAATGGGGGTGGCCATCCTCATGCGTGCCATCCGCGAAGATCGGTCACCGGAGGAGATTGTGGACACCTACCATGCCCAGATTGAGGAGAACTTCGAGCGGTTTGGGATGAGCTTCGACTATTACGGGCGCACCACCAGCGACGAGCACCGAGACACGGCGCAGGACTTCTTCCGGGTGCTCGACGAGAAGGATTGGTTCAATCTGCGCACCGAAGAGCAGCTCTATGACCCGGAGGCGGAGATGTTTTTGGCCGACCGGTTCGTCGTGGGCACGTGCCCGGTCTGCGGCTACGAGGAGGCGTACGGCGACCAGTGCGAGCAGTGCGGCTCCACCCTCAGCCCGACGGAGCTGGAGAATCCGCGCAGCACGCTCACCGACGCCACGCCCGAGCTGAAGGAGACGACCCACTGGTACCTCCCCCTGGAGGAGATGCAGCCGAAACTGGAAGAGTGGATCGAGTCCCATCCGGAGTGGAAAAACAACGTTCTCGGTCAGGTGCAGAGCTGGTTCGACGACGGGCTGAAAGACCGCGCCATCACACGGGACGTGCCGTGGGGCGTGCCGGTGCCTGCCGACGTGGCCGAGAAACATGGGCTCGACGCCGAGGGAAAGGTGATCTACGTCTGGTTCGACGCGCCCATCGGCTACATTTCGTTCACCAAGGAGTGGGCCGCCGAGCAGGGGGAAGAGGATCGCTGGGCGGACTACTGGAAGGATGACGATACGGAGCTCGTCCACTTCATCGGGAAGGACAACATCGTCTTCCATTGTCTCACCTTCCCCAGCATGCTCATGGAGCACGGGGACTTCGTGCTGCCGGACAACGTTCCGGCCAACGAGTTTCTGAACCTGGAAGGGCAGAAGCTCTCCACGAGCCGCGGCTGGGCGGTGTGGCTCCACGAGTATCTTGACGACTTTGGAGGCGAGCGAGGGCCGGACCTGCTTCGCTACGCGCTGGCCACCACGCTGCCGGAAACGAAGGACGCCGACTTTAGCTGGGAGGACTTCCAGCGACGTGCAAACGGGGAGTTGGCGGATGTCCTTGGCAACTACGTCAACCGCACGCTCACCTTTGCCCATCGGTACTTCGATGGCGAGGTGCCCCCGCTGGAGGATCCGTCCGACGCCGACGAGGCCATGCTCGATGCCCTAAGCGATGGGCCGGAGGCTGTGGGCGACGCCTATGAGCAGTACCGTATGCGGGAGGCCGTGTACGAAACGATCGATCTCGCCCGGGAAGGCAACAAGTACTTCAACGACACCGAGCCCTGGCACACCCGCGACGCCGACCCGCAGGCCTGCGCAAATACGATCCACGTCAGTCTCCAGGTGTGTGCCGCGCTTGCCATTCTGATTGAGCCGGTGATTCCCGATGCAGCCCGGCGTCTTCAGGACATGCTGCGCCTTACGAATGTCCGCTCCAGCACGCCTGCTAATGATCCGGACGATGCGATTGGGTGGGACGACGCGGGGCAGCCGCTGCTGGAGGTGGGGCACGCGTTGGGCGAGCCGGAAATTCTTTTCGAGAAGATCGAGGATGACGTCATTGAGGCCCAGATTGAGAAGCTCCGCGAACGGGCCGCTGAACAGGACTCTGATTCAACCGACACCGACATGGACTACGCCGATCTTAAAGACAACATATCGTTCGATGACTTCATGGAGCTCGATCTCCGCGTGGGGACGGTAACCACCGCCGAGCCGGTGCCCGACGCCGACAAGCTCCTCCGTTTGGAGATTGATCTGGGCTTCGAGGAGCGTCAGATCCTGGCGGGGATCGCGGAGCAGATGTCGCCCGACGCAGTGGTTGGGACGCAGGTGGTGGTTGTGGCCAATATGGCGCCGAAGGAGATGTTCGGTCTTCAGAGTGAAGGCATGGTTCTCATGGCCGAGGAGCCGGACGGGACCTTCGTCCCGGTGACGGCGGACGCGGAGAATGGATCCGTCGTGCGGTAA
- the hisB gene encoding imidazoleglycerol-phosphate dehydratase HisB, translating to MSASEFSPRTATVERTTAETEVTVELTLDGNGTYDVDTGVGFFDHMLDLFAKHGGLDLAVRCDGDLHVDDHHTVEDVAITLGQALRHALGDKAHIARYGHAYVPMDDVLARAVIDLSGRTYHRLDASFDRDTVGDLSTEMVSHVWMSLAQHTACNLHQTVLHGHNAHHKIEALFKATAQALQVAARRSAEHAEVASTKGTLS from the coding sequence ATGAGCGCTTCTGAGTTTTCCCCCCGCACGGCTACCGTCGAGCGCACCACCGCCGAAACGGAGGTCACGGTCGAGCTCACTCTGGACGGGAACGGTACGTACGACGTGGACACGGGCGTCGGCTTCTTTGACCACATGCTTGACCTCTTCGCCAAGCACGGCGGGCTCGACCTTGCAGTGCGATGCGACGGGGACCTGCATGTGGACGACCACCACACGGTGGAGGACGTGGCCATCACACTGGGACAGGCGCTCCGGCACGCCCTGGGAGATAAAGCACACATCGCCCGCTACGGCCATGCCTACGTGCCGATGGACGACGTGCTGGCTCGGGCCGTGATCGACCTTTCGGGCCGTACGTACCATCGACTCGACGCGTCTTTCGATCGCGACACGGTCGGGGATCTTTCGACAGAGATGGTATCCCACGTGTGGATGTCTCTTGCCCAGCACACCGCCTGCAACCTACACCAGACGGTGCTCCACGGCCACAATGCCCACCACAAGATCGAAGCCCTTTTCAAAGCCACGGCCCAGGCCCTGCAGGTCGCGGCCCGCCGGAGTGCCGAGCACGCCGAAGTAGCCTCCACCAAAGGAACGCTCTCCTGA
- the proC gene encoding pyrroline-5-carboxylate reductase, producing the protein MLSDETVAVIGAGNIGHALIGGMIESNLIAADHVIATRRTESALDEMAEEFPGLRTTTDNVAAVKEATVVILTIKPQSRAEVVTNIREHIERDVLVMSVLAGITTERLQLGFGQDQPVIRAMPNTPALVDAGATAITPGTYATDEHVRMAREIFEAVGEVVEVPEEHMDAVTGLSGSGPAYVYMFIEALTDAGVKQGLSRQEAAKLSAQTVYGAAKLALDTGKHPAILRDEVTTPGGTAIAAVSSLEEHGLRTMLINAVGTATQRSKELNDE; encoded by the coding sequence ATGCTGTCCGACGAAACGGTTGCTGTCATTGGCGCCGGCAACATTGGCCACGCCCTTATCGGCGGAATGATCGAAAGCAATCTCATCGCCGCCGACCACGTGATCGCTACACGCCGCACCGAATCGGCCCTTGATGAGATGGCCGAAGAGTTTCCCGGGCTGCGTACCACAACGGACAATGTGGCGGCCGTGAAGGAGGCGACCGTTGTGATTCTTACCATCAAGCCCCAAAGCCGCGCCGAGGTCGTCACCAACATCCGCGAGCACATCGAGCGCGACGTGCTGGTCATGAGTGTCCTCGCCGGCATTACGACCGAACGTCTGCAACTGGGCTTTGGGCAGGATCAGCCCGTCATCCGGGCAATGCCCAACACCCCGGCGCTCGTGGATGCGGGGGCCACTGCCATCACGCCCGGGACCTATGCCACCGACGAACACGTGAGAATGGCCCGTGAGATTTTTGAGGCTGTCGGTGAAGTCGTCGAGGTGCCGGAGGAGCACATGGACGCCGTCACGGGCCTTTCCGGAAGCGGGCCCGCGTACGTCTACATGTTTATCGAGGCACTCACGGATGCGGGGGTAAAACAGGGCCTGTCCCGACAAGAAGCCGCCAAGCTGTCCGCCCAAACGGTGTACGGCGCCGCAAAGCTTGCCCTCGACACTGGCAAGCACCCGGCCATCCTGCGGGACGAAGTGACGACGCCCGGCGGAACTGCAATCGCGGCCGTCTCGTCGCTGGAGGAGCACGGCCTGCGCACGATGCTCATCAACGCCGTGGGCACGGCCACCCAGCGGTCGAAAGAGTTGAACGACGAATGA
- the hisH gene encoding imidazole glycerol phosphate synthase subunit HisH, which yields MLTIIDYGIGNLRSIEKACQRVGADVLRTDDPETIREAERLVLPGVGAFGACIDEIRTRELEVPILEAIDSGTPFLGVCVGLQMLFEAGHEKGVHEGLGVLPGKVVHFHDAEMGTADDLVVPHMGWNAIEPTRSHPLLNGLADPAYVYFVHSYHAVAENENDILATAHYGHDFPAVVQRENVHGVQFHPEKSQAVGLRLLENFATLPRPKIAAAR from the coding sequence ATGCTGACGATTATCGACTACGGCATCGGGAACCTCCGCTCCATCGAGAAGGCCTGTCAGCGGGTCGGCGCAGACGTGCTCCGAACGGACGACCCGGAGACGATTCGGGAGGCGGAGCGGCTGGTGCTGCCGGGCGTTGGCGCCTTCGGGGCGTGCATCGACGAGATCCGCACCCGGGAATTGGAAGTCCCCATCCTGGAGGCCATTGATTCGGGCACCCCATTTCTCGGCGTCTGCGTGGGCCTGCAGATGCTCTTTGAGGCTGGACACGAGAAGGGGGTGCACGAAGGGCTTGGGGTATTGCCCGGAAAGGTCGTCCACTTTCACGACGCCGAGATGGGAACTGCCGACGATCTGGTGGTGCCCCACATGGGCTGGAATGCCATCGAGCCCACCCGGTCCCATCCGCTCCTCAATGGTCTTGCGGATCCGGCCTACGTCTACTTTGTCCACTCCTACCACGCTGTGGCGGAGAACGAGAATGATATACTCGCAACGGCCCACTACGGCCACGACTTCCCCGCCGTCGTCCAGCGCGAAAACGTGCACGGCGTCCAGTTCCACCCCGAGAAATCACAGGCCGTGGGGCTCCGTCTCCTGGAAAACTTTGCCACCCTCCCCCGCCCGAAAATAGCGGCCGCCCGCTAA
- the hisA gene encoding 1-(5-phosphoribosyl)-5-[(5-phosphoribosylamino)methylideneamino]imidazole-4-carboxamide isomerase, with translation MALVIPAIDLRDGRCVQLHQGDYEEETVYFENPVKMAKLWRVQNARTLHIVDLDAARGDENNNRPVIRKICDALDIPIQLGGGIRSLEQIEEALEMGVYRVILGTAAVRNPDLVEEAIDRFSSNRIVVGIDARDGEVRVQGWTEGSGLDAVEFAKDMEERGVRRIVYTDISRDGTMSGPNVDAYRTMGTHLSKAKITASGGVGGYDDLLSIQTLQPYGVDSVIVGTALYENRFPCQQFWAWHEKDEVDLDTFSTAALREQS, from the coding sequence ATGGCCCTCGTCATCCCCGCCATCGACCTGCGCGACGGCCGCTGCGTGCAACTCCACCAAGGCGACTACGAGGAAGAGACCGTCTACTTCGAGAATCCGGTCAAGATGGCCAAGCTGTGGCGCGTACAGAACGCCCGCACGCTGCACATCGTGGACCTGGACGCCGCGCGTGGCGACGAGAATAACAATCGGCCCGTCATCCGCAAAATCTGCGATGCCCTCGACATTCCCATCCAGCTGGGCGGAGGCATTCGCTCGCTGGAGCAGATCGAAGAAGCACTGGAGATGGGCGTGTACCGCGTGATTCTGGGAACCGCGGCCGTGCGCAACCCCGATCTTGTGGAAGAGGCGATCGACCGGTTCTCTTCCAACCGCATTGTTGTGGGCATCGATGCACGAGACGGCGAGGTGCGCGTGCAAGGGTGGACGGAAGGCTCAGGGCTCGACGCCGTCGAGTTTGCGAAGGACATGGAGGAGCGAGGAGTCCGTCGAATCGTGTACACCGACATTAGCCGCGACGGCACGATGAGCGGCCCGAATGTGGACGCCTACCGCACGATGGGCACCCACCTGTCGAAAGCGAAGATTACGGCCTCTGGTGGCGTCGGCGGGTACGACGACCTCCTCTCCATCCAGACCCTTCAACCGTATGGCGTCGACTCGGTAATCGTGGGCACGGCCCTCTACGAGAATCGCTTCCCCTGCCAGCAATTTTGGGCCTGGCACGAAAAAGACGAGGTGGATCTCGACACCTTCTCCACCGCCGCCCTTCGCGAGCAGTCGTGA
- the hisF gene encoding imidazole glycerol phosphate synthase subunit HisF yields MLANRIIPCLDVDEGRVVKGINFVDIRDAGDPVEQARTYDAAGADELVFLDITATHEGRGIMHDVVRQTADEVFIPLTVGGGLRSVEDMRAMLHAGADKVAINSAAVKDPDLITRGADAFGNQCIVVAIDAKRVNEDPLEWEVFVHGGRKGTGKDAVEWAVEAAERGAGELLVTSMDRDGTKDGYDVELLQAITERVRIPVIASGGAGTLDHLSEGLETGGANAVLAASIFHFGEYTVGEAKQYLRDEGLPVRPPSNDWKERYA; encoded by the coding sequence ATGCTCGCCAACCGCATCATCCCTTGCCTGGATGTCGACGAGGGTCGCGTCGTAAAGGGCATCAACTTCGTGGACATTCGCGACGCCGGCGACCCGGTCGAACAGGCCCGCACGTACGACGCCGCCGGGGCCGATGAGCTCGTCTTTCTCGACATCACGGCCACGCACGAGGGACGCGGCATCATGCACGACGTGGTGCGCCAGACCGCCGACGAGGTGTTCATCCCTCTCACCGTCGGCGGGGGCCTGCGCTCGGTTGAGGACATGCGCGCCATGCTCCACGCCGGTGCCGACAAGGTGGCCATCAACTCCGCGGCCGTCAAAGACCCCGATCTGATCACCCGCGGCGCCGATGCGTTTGGCAACCAGTGCATCGTCGTGGCCATCGACGCAAAGCGGGTGAACGAGGATCCGCTGGAGTGGGAGGTGTTCGTCCACGGCGGACGGAAGGGCACGGGGAAAGACGCCGTAGAGTGGGCGGTGGAAGCCGCCGAGCGAGGCGCGGGCGAGTTGCTCGTAACCTCGATGGACCGAGACGGAACGAAGGATGGGTACGACGTAGAGCTTCTTCAGGCCATCACAGAGCGGGTCCGCATCCCCGTCATTGCCTCTGGGGGAGCCGGGACACTCGACCATCTGTCCGAGGGGCTGGAAACCGGCGGGGCAAACGCCGTGCTGGCCGCCTCCATCTTTCATTTCGGCGAGTACACCGTGGGCGAAGCGAAACAGTATCTCCGCGACGAAGGCCTGCCAGTACGTCCGCCGTCAAACGACTGGAAAGAACGCTATGCCTGA
- a CDS encoding ABC transporter permease — MPDLDLSPDRLLKGAAVLFTLLGASFLVWVVDTWMEHPETRATQFGFEAPLWPALGGFVLVAIVAIGTLFWRAAERVETGEDLFGQRHRRRASDWKENGEAS; from the coding sequence ATGCCTGATTTGGACCTTTCGCCCGATCGCCTTCTCAAAGGCGCAGCCGTCCTCTTTACCCTACTGGGCGCATCGTTTCTGGTCTGGGTCGTCGATACCTGGATGGAGCACCCGGAAACGCGGGCCACGCAGTTCGGCTTCGAGGCGCCACTCTGGCCCGCCCTCGGTGGATTCGTGCTCGTCGCGATCGTGGCGATCGGCACCCTCTTCTGGCGGGCCGCCGAACGGGTGGAGACAGGTGAAGACCTGTTCGGACAGCGCCATCGACGCCGGGCCTCCGACTGGAAGGAAAACGGAGAAGCGTCGTGA